The following are encoded in a window of Astyanax mexicanus isolate ESR-SI-001 chromosome 6, AstMex3_surface, whole genome shotgun sequence genomic DNA:
- the casp2 gene encoding caspase-2 isoform X2: protein MLVECGMKERDKLALKKNSVALCKEMVVDELLIQFLQAEDVLTEGMAETILAEPTSHKRSWRLLSLLPKRGPQAFNSFCTALKETEQQHLCTLLIRFRERENKPTEIEGEMSLAQDNTPAKDRGNQERFPEPVFPLPTQECAVPAKRARTHESMEMCLDADSPVTTAVLPCTPEFYMSHSAQAYQMSSSPRGLALVVSNVRFEPELSELDTRRGGEVDEEVLRRLFTELDFTVSLHKDLTVQAMRDCIEQFARQSEHAVCDCSAVCLLSHGVEGCIYGTDGQLLELDWVFEMFDNARCPLLQNKPKMFFIQACRGEEMDSGVDQIDGDDGKEPAGCEHRDAGREEKTERQSEAGDERERERLRVKLPQRSDMICGFASLKGTAAMRNTKKGSWFIQEINTALRLRARDTHLSDILVQVNGRIKEREGYAPGSAHHRCKEMSEFTSSLCKDFYLFPKYCPNS, encoded by the exons ATGCTTGTGGAATGTGGAATGAAAGAGCGAGATAAGCTGGCACTGAAGAAGAACTCTGTGGCACTATGTAAAGAAATGGTGGTGGATGAACTACTTATCCAGTTTTTGCAGGCAGAGGATGTTCTCACAGAGGGCATGGCTGAAACCATTCTG GCGGAGCCTACGTCCCATAAACGAAGCTGGCGTTTGCTGTCACTGCTGCCTAAGCGAGGCCCCCAGGCCTTCAACAGCTTCTGCACGgctcttaaagagacagagcAGCAGCACCTCTGCACCCTGCTCATTAGGTTCAGGGAACGAGAG AACAAACCCACAGAGATTGAGGGAGAAATGTCATTGGCACAGGACAACACACCTGCTAAGGACAGGGGAAACCAGGAG AGATTTCCAGAACCTGTATTTCCACTCCCAACCCAGGAGTGTGCAGTACCTGCCAAAAGAGCTCGCACTCATG AGTCTATGGAGATGTGTTTGGATGCAGACAGTCCTGTGACCACTGCTGTGCTGCCCTGCACACCTGAATTCTACATGTCCCACAGTGCGCAG GCCTACCAGATGTCCTCCAGTCCTCGGGGTCTTGCGTTAGTTGTGAGTAATGTGCGCTTTGAGCCGGAATTGTCAGAACTGGATACGCGAAGAGGAGGAGAGGTAGATGAGGAGGTGCTGAGAAGACTCTTTACAGAGCTGGACTTTACAGTCAGTCTACACAAAGACCTCACTGTCCAG GCCATGCGGGACTGTATAGAGCAGTTTGCACGGCAGTCAGAGCATGCAGTGTGTGActgtagtgctgtttgtttgcTGTCTCATGGAGTGGAGGGCTGCATCTACGGAACTGATGGCCAGCTACTGGAG TTGGACTGGGTGTTTGAAATGTTTGATAACGCACGCTGCCCTCTGCTTCAGAACAAGCCAAAAATGTTCTTCATTCAGGCATGTAGAGGAG AGGAGATGGACAGTGGTGTGGACCAGATAGATGGCGACGATGGCAAGGAGCCTGCAGGCTGTGAGCACAGGGATGCGGGGAGAGAGGAGAAGACTGAAAGACAAAGTGAAGCAGGGGACGAAAGAGAGCGTGAGAGACTGCGAGTGAAACTGCCTCAGAGATCGGATATGATCTGCGGATTTGCCTCTCTCAAAG GCACTGCTGCAATGAGAAACACGAAGAAAGGCTCCTGGTTCATTCAGGAGATCAACACAGCTCTGCGACTGAGAGCCAGAGACACACACTTATCGGATATACTGGTGCAG GTGAACGGACGAATCAAGGAGAGGGAAGGTTACGCCCCAGGTTCTGCTCACCATCGCTGTAAAGAGATGTCTGAATTCACCAGCTCTCTGTGCAAAGACTTCTACCTCTTCCCCAAGTACTGCCCAAACAGTTAA
- the casp2 gene encoding caspase-2 isoform X1 has protein sequence MLVECGMKERDKLALKKNSVALCKEMVVDELLIQFLQAEDVLTEGMAETILAEPTSHKRSWRLLSLLPKRGPQAFNSFCTALKETEQQHLCTLLIRFRERENKPTEIEGEMSLAQDNTPAKDRGNQERFPEPVFPLPTQECAVPAKRARTHESMEMCLDADSPVTTAVLPCTPEFYMSHSAQAYQMSSSPRGLALVVSNVRFEPELSELDTRRGGEVDEEVLRRLFTELDFTVSLHKDLTVQAMRDCIEQFARQSEHAVCDCSAVCLLSHGVEGCIYGTDGQLLELDWVFEMFDNARCPLLQNKPKMFFIQACRGEEMDSGVDQIDGDDGKEPAGCEHRDAGREEKTERQSEAGDERERERLRVKLPQRSDMICGFASLKGFSTAAMRNTKKGSWFIQEINTALRLRARDTHLSDILVQVNGRIKEREGYAPGSAHHRCKEMSEFTSSLCKDFYLFPKYCPNS, from the exons ATGCTTGTGGAATGTGGAATGAAAGAGCGAGATAAGCTGGCACTGAAGAAGAACTCTGTGGCACTATGTAAAGAAATGGTGGTGGATGAACTACTTATCCAGTTTTTGCAGGCAGAGGATGTTCTCACAGAGGGCATGGCTGAAACCATTCTG GCGGAGCCTACGTCCCATAAACGAAGCTGGCGTTTGCTGTCACTGCTGCCTAAGCGAGGCCCCCAGGCCTTCAACAGCTTCTGCACGgctcttaaagagacagagcAGCAGCACCTCTGCACCCTGCTCATTAGGTTCAGGGAACGAGAG AACAAACCCACAGAGATTGAGGGAGAAATGTCATTGGCACAGGACAACACACCTGCTAAGGACAGGGGAAACCAGGAG AGATTTCCAGAACCTGTATTTCCACTCCCAACCCAGGAGTGTGCAGTACCTGCCAAAAGAGCTCGCACTCATG AGTCTATGGAGATGTGTTTGGATGCAGACAGTCCTGTGACCACTGCTGTGCTGCCCTGCACACCTGAATTCTACATGTCCCACAGTGCGCAG GCCTACCAGATGTCCTCCAGTCCTCGGGGTCTTGCGTTAGTTGTGAGTAATGTGCGCTTTGAGCCGGAATTGTCAGAACTGGATACGCGAAGAGGAGGAGAGGTAGATGAGGAGGTGCTGAGAAGACTCTTTACAGAGCTGGACTTTACAGTCAGTCTACACAAAGACCTCACTGTCCAG GCCATGCGGGACTGTATAGAGCAGTTTGCACGGCAGTCAGAGCATGCAGTGTGTGActgtagtgctgtttgtttgcTGTCTCATGGAGTGGAGGGCTGCATCTACGGAACTGATGGCCAGCTACTGGAG TTGGACTGGGTGTTTGAAATGTTTGATAACGCACGCTGCCCTCTGCTTCAGAACAAGCCAAAAATGTTCTTCATTCAGGCATGTAGAGGAG AGGAGATGGACAGTGGTGTGGACCAGATAGATGGCGACGATGGCAAGGAGCCTGCAGGCTGTGAGCACAGGGATGCGGGGAGAGAGGAGAAGACTGAAAGACAAAGTGAAGCAGGGGACGAAAGAGAGCGTGAGAGACTGCGAGTGAAACTGCCTCAGAGATCGGATATGATCTGCGGATTTGCCTCTCTCAAAGGTTTCA GCACTGCTGCAATGAGAAACACGAAGAAAGGCTCCTGGTTCATTCAGGAGATCAACACAGCTCTGCGACTGAGAGCCAGAGACACACACTTATCGGATATACTGGTGCAG GTGAACGGACGAATCAAGGAGAGGGAAGGTTACGCCCCAGGTTCTGCTCACCATCGCTGTAAAGAGATGTCTGAATTCACCAGCTCTCTGTGCAAAGACTTCTACCTCTTCCCCAAGTACTGCCCAAACAGTTAA
- the casp2 gene encoding caspase-2 isoform X3, with translation MLVECGMKERDKLALKKNSVALCKEMVVDELLIQFLQAEDVLTEGMAETILAEPTSHKRSWRLLSLLPKRGPQAFNSFCTALKETEQQHLCTLLIRFRERERFPEPVFPLPTQECAVPAKRARTHESMEMCLDADSPVTTAVLPCTPEFYMSHSAQAYQMSSSPRGLALVVSNVRFEPELSELDTRRGGEVDEEVLRRLFTELDFTVSLHKDLTVQAMRDCIEQFARQSEHAVCDCSAVCLLSHGVEGCIYGTDGQLLELDWVFEMFDNARCPLLQNKPKMFFIQACRGEEMDSGVDQIDGDDGKEPAGCEHRDAGREEKTERQSEAGDERERERLRVKLPQRSDMICGFASLKGFSTAAMRNTKKGSWFIQEINTALRLRARDTHLSDILVQVNGRIKEREGYAPGSAHHRCKEMSEFTSSLCKDFYLFPKYCPNS, from the exons ATGCTTGTGGAATGTGGAATGAAAGAGCGAGATAAGCTGGCACTGAAGAAGAACTCTGTGGCACTATGTAAAGAAATGGTGGTGGATGAACTACTTATCCAGTTTTTGCAGGCAGAGGATGTTCTCACAGAGGGCATGGCTGAAACCATTCTG GCGGAGCCTACGTCCCATAAACGAAGCTGGCGTTTGCTGTCACTGCTGCCTAAGCGAGGCCCCCAGGCCTTCAACAGCTTCTGCACGgctcttaaagagacagagcAGCAGCACCTCTGCACCCTGCTCATTAGGTTCAGGGAACGAGAG AGATTTCCAGAACCTGTATTTCCACTCCCAACCCAGGAGTGTGCAGTACCTGCCAAAAGAGCTCGCACTCATG AGTCTATGGAGATGTGTTTGGATGCAGACAGTCCTGTGACCACTGCTGTGCTGCCCTGCACACCTGAATTCTACATGTCCCACAGTGCGCAG GCCTACCAGATGTCCTCCAGTCCTCGGGGTCTTGCGTTAGTTGTGAGTAATGTGCGCTTTGAGCCGGAATTGTCAGAACTGGATACGCGAAGAGGAGGAGAGGTAGATGAGGAGGTGCTGAGAAGACTCTTTACAGAGCTGGACTTTACAGTCAGTCTACACAAAGACCTCACTGTCCAG GCCATGCGGGACTGTATAGAGCAGTTTGCACGGCAGTCAGAGCATGCAGTGTGTGActgtagtgctgtttgtttgcTGTCTCATGGAGTGGAGGGCTGCATCTACGGAACTGATGGCCAGCTACTGGAG TTGGACTGGGTGTTTGAAATGTTTGATAACGCACGCTGCCCTCTGCTTCAGAACAAGCCAAAAATGTTCTTCATTCAGGCATGTAGAGGAG AGGAGATGGACAGTGGTGTGGACCAGATAGATGGCGACGATGGCAAGGAGCCTGCAGGCTGTGAGCACAGGGATGCGGGGAGAGAGGAGAAGACTGAAAGACAAAGTGAAGCAGGGGACGAAAGAGAGCGTGAGAGACTGCGAGTGAAACTGCCTCAGAGATCGGATATGATCTGCGGATTTGCCTCTCTCAAAGGTTTCA GCACTGCTGCAATGAGAAACACGAAGAAAGGCTCCTGGTTCATTCAGGAGATCAACACAGCTCTGCGACTGAGAGCCAGAGACACACACTTATCGGATATACTGGTGCAG GTGAACGGACGAATCAAGGAGAGGGAAGGTTACGCCCCAGGTTCTGCTCACCATCGCTGTAAAGAGATGTCTGAATTCACCAGCTCTCTGTGCAAAGACTTCTACCTCTTCCCCAAGTACTGCCCAAACAGTTAA
- the casp2 gene encoding caspase-2 isoform X4 has protein sequence MLVECGMKERDKLALKKNSVALCKEMVVDELLIQFLQAEDVLTEGMAETILAEPTSHKRSWRLLSLLPKRGPQAFNSFCTALKETEQQHLCTLLIRFRERERFPEPVFPLPTQECAVPAKRARTHESMEMCLDADSPVTTAVLPCTPEFYMSHSAQAYQMSSSPRGLALVVSNVRFEPELSELDTRRGGEVDEEVLRRLFTELDFTVSLHKDLTVQAMRDCIEQFARQSEHAVCDCSAVCLLSHGVEGCIYGTDGQLLELDWVFEMFDNARCPLLQNKPKMFFIQACRGEEMDSGVDQIDGDDGKEPAGCEHRDAGREEKTERQSEAGDERERERLRVKLPQRSDMICGFASLKGTAAMRNTKKGSWFIQEINTALRLRARDTHLSDILVQVNGRIKEREGYAPGSAHHRCKEMSEFTSSLCKDFYLFPKYCPNS, from the exons ATGCTTGTGGAATGTGGAATGAAAGAGCGAGATAAGCTGGCACTGAAGAAGAACTCTGTGGCACTATGTAAAGAAATGGTGGTGGATGAACTACTTATCCAGTTTTTGCAGGCAGAGGATGTTCTCACAGAGGGCATGGCTGAAACCATTCTG GCGGAGCCTACGTCCCATAAACGAAGCTGGCGTTTGCTGTCACTGCTGCCTAAGCGAGGCCCCCAGGCCTTCAACAGCTTCTGCACGgctcttaaagagacagagcAGCAGCACCTCTGCACCCTGCTCATTAGGTTCAGGGAACGAGAG AGATTTCCAGAACCTGTATTTCCACTCCCAACCCAGGAGTGTGCAGTACCTGCCAAAAGAGCTCGCACTCATG AGTCTATGGAGATGTGTTTGGATGCAGACAGTCCTGTGACCACTGCTGTGCTGCCCTGCACACCTGAATTCTACATGTCCCACAGTGCGCAG GCCTACCAGATGTCCTCCAGTCCTCGGGGTCTTGCGTTAGTTGTGAGTAATGTGCGCTTTGAGCCGGAATTGTCAGAACTGGATACGCGAAGAGGAGGAGAGGTAGATGAGGAGGTGCTGAGAAGACTCTTTACAGAGCTGGACTTTACAGTCAGTCTACACAAAGACCTCACTGTCCAG GCCATGCGGGACTGTATAGAGCAGTTTGCACGGCAGTCAGAGCATGCAGTGTGTGActgtagtgctgtttgtttgcTGTCTCATGGAGTGGAGGGCTGCATCTACGGAACTGATGGCCAGCTACTGGAG TTGGACTGGGTGTTTGAAATGTTTGATAACGCACGCTGCCCTCTGCTTCAGAACAAGCCAAAAATGTTCTTCATTCAGGCATGTAGAGGAG AGGAGATGGACAGTGGTGTGGACCAGATAGATGGCGACGATGGCAAGGAGCCTGCAGGCTGTGAGCACAGGGATGCGGGGAGAGAGGAGAAGACTGAAAGACAAAGTGAAGCAGGGGACGAAAGAGAGCGTGAGAGACTGCGAGTGAAACTGCCTCAGAGATCGGATATGATCTGCGGATTTGCCTCTCTCAAAG GCACTGCTGCAATGAGAAACACGAAGAAAGGCTCCTGGTTCATTCAGGAGATCAACACAGCTCTGCGACTGAGAGCCAGAGACACACACTTATCGGATATACTGGTGCAG GTGAACGGACGAATCAAGGAGAGGGAAGGTTACGCCCCAGGTTCTGCTCACCATCGCTGTAAAGAGATGTCTGAATTCACCAGCTCTCTGTGCAAAGACTTCTACCTCTTCCCCAAGTACTGCCCAAACAGTTAA